A stretch of the Malus sylvestris chromosome 10, drMalSylv7.2, whole genome shotgun sequence genome encodes the following:
- the LOC126586389 gene encoding ras-related protein Rab7-like, whose product MPSRRRTLLKVIILGDSGVGKTSLMNQYVNKKFSNQYKATIGADFLTKEVQFEDRLFTLQIWDTAGQERFQSLGVAFYRGADCCVLVYDVNSMKSFDNLNNWREEFLIQASPSDPENFPFVVIGNKIDVDGGNSRVVSEKKARAWCASKGNIPYYETSAKEGINVEEAFQCIATDALKSGEEEEIYLPDTIDVGSSNQPRSSGCEC is encoded by the exons ATGCCGTCCCGGAGAAGAACGCTCTTGAAGGTCATCATCCTCGGCGACAGCGG GGTGGGGAAGACTTCTTTGATGAATCA ATATGTAAACAAGAAGTTTAGCAATCAGTACAAGGCGACAATCGGAGCTGATTTTTTGACCAAAGAAGTGCAGTTTGAAGACAGGCTCTTCACCTTACAG ATCTGGGATACAGCTGGCCAAGAACGATTCCAAAGCCTTGGTGTAGCTTTTTACCGTGGTGCTGATTGCTGTGTTCTTGTGTATGATGTGAATTCAATGAAGTCGTTTGATAACCTTAACAACTGGAGGGAAGAATTTCTCATTCAG GCAAGTCCTTCAGATCCAGAAAACTTCCCATTTGTCGTTATTGGAAACAAAATTGATGTAGATGGTGGAAATAGTAGAGTG GTTTCAGAGAAAAAGGCTCGAGCTTGGTGTGCATCGAAAGGAAATATTCCATACTATGAAACCTCTGCAAAGGAAGGCATTAATGTGGAAGAAGCTTTCCAGTGCATAGCAACGGATGCTCTGAAGAGTGGGGAAGaggaagaaat ATACTTGCCGGATACAATTGATGTTGGAAGCAGCAATCAGCCAAGGTCAAGCGGATGCGAATGTTAA
- the LOC126586383 gene encoding SWI/SNF complex subunit SWI3D-like: protein MEEKRRDAAGTQPASNADSPATEPSSTRRRGGAQKRKASSLGGSTSSSTPSKRFAREKPLLSHTPIHNGPLTRARQGPSSLASASASAAGAAAKPAAQAKRPDPVGEAVAELVKRESELEALEASMEAEFEAIRSRGANAHVVPSHCGWFSWTKVHSIEEQMLASFFNGKSETRTPDVYLEIRNCIMKKFHANPGTFIELKDLLELEVGEFDARQEVLEFLDHWGLINFNPFPPTGSAVASANSDGVAEKDSLVDKLYHFEELQSRSSVVPKTNITTPTLPSGLFPESAIAEELVWPEGPSVEYHCNSCSADCSRKRYHCQKQADFDLCTDCFNNGKFDSGMSSSDFILMEPAEAPGVSGGNWTDQETLLLLEALELYKENWNEIAEHVATKTKAQCILHFVQMPIEDTFLDYEDGLEGSAKETADPTSTGNDFSAPKDVPETTENKTAVNESDPQTSLMETSKQGTEVNVGEDTSKPEDLNEVKDGQETSTLEDTGELKVDQETDENFALKALKEAFEVVGYPPTSEGHLSFTEVGNPAMALAAFFARLVGPDAAIASAHNSLKSISASSPGTELAARHCFILEDPPNDSKEQAGPDSVSAEGETQKDKVHEDKSQKVDNSTSGLEDKDLSNDNSDKKLEKPSTEEKSQSAKEQDDIVSHEEVGNDNLKKSDNLELTRDESPTTAGESTDSKVETGHQTSSEKESAEGAGKPSEPTETGRDVDLSDAVPSTKNETQQPVTSSSVEEPLQSEEAKDVDVSNSLATEINEPQPLVTAKSQEPPERTVVLKDVDMVCDSQTPQRDEPQQPVASNSVVEKGANEDQTKDGKIEKHDSTETKVGQKIDKLKLAAVSAVSAAAVKAKLLAEQEEDQIRQLAAMLVEKQLHKLEAKLGFFNEMEHVVMRVREQLDRSRQKLYHERAQIIASRLGLPGSSRGMPSSMPANRMAMNMANPSPRPPLGITSHRPPMSRPMGAAAPTSNQFSATTLAGSSLRPPSQDKL, encoded by the exons ATGGAAGAAAAACGCCGTGACGCCGCCGGAACTCAGCCGGCGTCAAATGCCGACTCTCCGGCCACCGAGCCGTCTTCTACCCGGCGCCGCGGCGGAGCACAAAAGCGAAAGGCAAGCAGCCTCGGCGGCTCAACCTCTTCATCCACGCCGTCCAAACGTTTCGCTCGCGAGAAGCCTTTGCTTTCTCACACTCCGATCCACAACGGCCCGTTGACCCGGGCCCGTCAGGGCCCTAGCAGCCTCGCTTCGGCTTCGGCTTCAGCAGCTGGGGCTGCTGCGAAGCCGGCGGCGCAAGCCAAGCGGCCTGACCCGGTGGGGGAGGCTGTGGCTGAGCTGGTGAAACGGGAGAGCGAGTTGGAGGCTCTGGAGGCTTCTATGGAGGCTGAGTTTGAAGCCATTAGATCTCGTGGTGCCAATGCTCATGTTGTTCCTAGTCATTGCG GTTGGTTTTCATGGACAAAGGTTCACTCCATTGAGGAGCAAATGTTGGCGTCTTTCTTTAATGGGAAGTCTGAGACTCGGACGCCTGATGTATACTTGGAGATCCGTAATTGCATCATGAAGAAATTCCATGCAAATCCGGGCACATTTATTGAATTAAAGGATTTGTTGGAGCTTGAAGTTGGAGAATTTGATGCTAGACAAGAAGTACTGGAATTTTTGGACCACTGGGGTTTGATTAACTTCAACCCATTCCCACCAACAGGTTCTGCTGTGGCCAGTGCCAATAGTGATGGGGTGGCAGAAAAGGATTCTTTGGTTGATAAGTTGTATCACTTTGAAGAATTACAATCACGTTCATCAGTTGTTCCCAAGACTAATATAACAACCCCAACATTACCATCTGGGTTGTTTCCTGAGTCTGCAATTGCTGAAGAGTTGGTGTGGCCTGAGGGACCATCTGTTGAGTACCATTGCAACTCTTGTTCAGCTGATTGCTCACGTAAGCGATACCATTGCCAGAAGCAG GCAGATTTTGATCTATGCACTGATTGCTTTAATAATGGGAAATTCGACTCTGGCATGTCTTCATCAGATTTCATTCTTATGGAGCCTGCTGAAGCTCCTGGGGTTAGTGGTGGGAACTGGACAGATCAGGAGACTCTCCTTCTCCTTGAAGCATTAGAACTTTATAAAGAAAACTGGAATGAGATTGCTGAACATGttgcaacaaaaacaaaagctcaATGTATACTGCACTTTGTTCAAATGCCAATTGAGGACACTTTTCTTGATTATGAGGATGGTTTGGAGGGTAGTGCCAAAGAGACTGCAGATCCAACTTCAACTGGAAATGATTTTTCGGCCCCCAAAGATGTCCCTGAAACAACAGAGAATAAGACTGCTGTTAATGAGAGTGACCCCCAAACTTCCCTGATGGAAACTTCAAAACAAGGGACAGAAGTAAATGTTGGAGAGGATACTTCAAAGCCAGAAGATTTGAATGAAGTTAAAGACGGTCAGGAAACTTCAACATTGGAAGATACCGGTGAATTGAAAGTTGATCAGGAAACAGATGAGAACTTTGCACTGAAGGCGCTTAAAGAagcatttgaagttgttggttATCCTCCAACATCTGAAGGCCACCTTTCATTTACAGAAGTTGGCAACCCTGCCATGGCATTG GCAGCATTCTTTGCACGTTTGGTGGGACCTGATGCTGCTATTGCTTCAGCACATAATTCTTTGAAATCTATATCTGCCAGTTCTCCTGGAACTGAGCTGGCTGCAAGGCATTGCTTTATTTTGGAAGATCCACCGAATGACAGTAAGGAACAGGCTGGTCCTGATAG TGTTTCTGCTGAAGGGGAGACGCAAAAAGACAAAGTTCATGAAGACAAAAGCCAGAAAGTGGATAACTCCACCTCAGGTTTGGAAGATAAAGATTTATCAAATGATAACAGTGACAAGAAACTTGAAAAACCTTCTACTGAAGAAAAGTCGCAGTCTGCAAAAGAACAAGATGACATAGTTTCTCATGAGGAAGTAGGAAATGATAATTTGAAGAAATCGGACAATTTAGAGTTAACAAGGGATGAATCGCCAACTACTGCGGGGGAGTCAACTGACTCAAAAGTGGAGACAGGGCATCAAACAAGTTCTGAGAAGGAATCAGCAGAAGGAGCAGGAAAGCCTTCTGAACCTACAGAGACAGGAAGGGATGTGGATTTGTCTGATGCAGTTCCCTCTACAAAAAATGAGACTCAACAACCAGTTACATCAAGTTCAGTCGAGGAACCTCTTCAATCTGAAGAAGCAAAAGATGTAGATGTATCTAATTCTCTTGCTACAGAAATAAATGAGCCTCAGCCACTGGTTACTGCCAAATCACAAGAACCCCCTGAACGTACAGTGGTACTAAAGGATGTAGATATGGTGTGTGATTCTCAGACCCCACAAAGGGACGAGCCTCAGCAACCAGTTGCATCAAATTCAGTAGTTGAAAAGGGAGCAA ATGAGGATCAAACTAAAGATggtaaaatagaaaaacatgaCAGTACAGAGACAAAAGTGGGTCAGAAAATTGATAAATTAAAGCTTGCTGCAGTTTCTGCGGTGTCAGCGGCTGCAGTGAAGGCAAAGCTTCTAGCAGAACAGGAAGAAGATCAAATCCGACAACTTGCAGCAATGTTGGTGGAGAAGCAG TTGCATAAGTTGGAAGCCAAATTAGGTTTCTTCAACGAGATGGAACATGTTGTAATGAGGGTAAGAGAGCAATTGGACAGGTCAAGACAGAAGCTCTACCATGAGCGAGCCCAGATAATTGCATCCCGCCTTGGCTTACCAGGTTCATCTAGAGGCATGCCATCATCAATGCCTGCCAATAGAATGGCCATGAATATGGCAAACCCAAGTCCAAGGCCCCCGCTAGGCATAACTTCCCACAGGCCACCTATGTCAAGACCCATGGGGGCAGCAGCCCCGACTTCGAACCAATTTTCAGCCACAACATTGGCAGGAAGTTCACTACGGCCTCCTAGCCAGGACAAACTTTAG